A single region of the Amphiura filiformis chromosome 7, Afil_fr2py, whole genome shotgun sequence genome encodes:
- the LOC140157076 gene encoding actin-related protein 6-like encodes MKMGTVILDNGAYHAKIGVSTESGPRLVPNAIMKAKSERRKQFIGSQIDDCKDLSGLYYILPFQKGYLINWDVQRQVWDYLFGKDTMNVSFEDTTIIMTEPCFNFSSIKEAMNEILFEEYQFKAIHRTNACSLSAFKKHQETPDELGCMVVDSGYSFTHIVPYHKTKKVKNGVRRINIGGKVLTNHLKEVISYRQLHVMDETYVINQVKENVCYVSNQFFKDMETAKLKGADNTIVRDYVLPDFSDIKKGYIKKEAFSKPADNEQIVRMNNERFAIPEVLFNPSDIGITEMGVSEAIIHSIDACPAAMRPHLYKNILLTGGNALFPGFRERVEADVRKMAPVEFDVKVTSPQNPVTYAWQGGKALSQSSNFSKEVITKKLYEEHGYSLCEDRFDV; translated from the exons ATGAAAATGGGTACTGTGATTTTAGATAACGGGGCATATCATGCCAAAATCGGCGTCTCAACAGAAAGTGGACCGAG ATTGGTTCCCAACGCAATCATGAAGGCCAAAAGTGAGAGGCGGAAACAGTTTATCGGCAGTCAGATTGATGACTGCAAAGATCTCTCCGGGCTCTACTACATCTTGCCATTTCAAAAG GGTTACCTCATCAACTGGGATGTACAGAGGCAGGTATGGGACTACTTGTTTGGCAAAGACACAATGAACGTCTCGTTTGAAGACACCACCATCATAATGACGGAACCATGCTTTAACTTTTCATCCATAAAAGAAGCAATGAACGAAATCCTCTTTGAAGAGTATCAGTTTAAAGCTATCCACAGAACAAATG CTTGTTCCTTGAGTGCTTTCAAGAAACATCAAGAGACCCCAGATGAATTGGGTTGCATGGTGGTAGACTCGGGGTATTCCTTCACTCACATTGTACCCTATCACAAGACAAAGAAGGTGAAAAATGGTGTTAGGAG gatcaacatTGGTGGTAAAGTTCTGACGAATCACTTGAAGGAAGTCATATCATATCGACAGCTACATGTCATGGATGAGACATATGTAATCAACCAGGTCAAAGAGAATGTGTGTTATGTGTCCAATCAGTTCTTCAAAGATATGGAAACAGCTAA ATTGAAAGGTGCAGACAATACCATAGTGAGGGATTATGTGCTGCCAGATTTTTCAGATATCAAGAAGGGCTACATCAAGAAGGAAGCATTCAGTAAACCAGCTGATAATGAACAG ATTGTGAGAATGAACAATGAACGATTTGCTATACCAGAGGTACTATTCAACCCGTCAGACATAGGCATAACAGAAATGGGCGTATCAGAAGCTATAATACATTCCATTGATGCTTGTCCCGCCG CAATGAGGCcacatttatataaaaacatcctTCTAACAGGAGGCAACGCATTGTTTCCGGGATTCAGGGAAAGAGTGGAAGCGGATGTGCGCAAAATGGCGCCGGTAGAATTTGATGTCAAGGTTACTTCACCACAGAA CCCAGTAACATACGCATGGCAAGGTGGGAAAGCATTGAGCCAATCCAGCAATTTCTCTAAGGAGGTCATTACAAAGAAACTCTATGAGGAGCATGGCTACAGCTTATGCGAGGACAGATTTGATGTATGA